GCGGAAGGAGGATGTTCTCCTGGGCGGTCAGGGTCGGCACGAGGTTGAACGCCTGGAAGACGAAGCCGACGTCGTCGCGTCGGAGCTTGGTCAGCTGCTTGTCGTTGAGGTCGGAGAGCTCGGTGTCGCCGATGAAGACCGTGCCGCTGGTCGCGGAGTCGAGAGCGGCGAGAAGGTGCATGAGGGTCGACTTGCCGGAGCCGGACGGGCCCATGACGGCCGTGAACTCGCCCTCGTACACGTCGAGGCTCACACCGTCGAGCGCACGCACCTCGGCCTCTTGCTTGCCATAGGTCTTGTGAAGGTCGACCGCGCGGGCGGCGACGGAGCGGGTCGTGGCGAGCAGCGGGCCGTCAGACATGGCAGAACTCCTGAAAGGGGCGGATGTCTTCACCACGCTAGGTGAAGGCAGTGTCAGTGCGACATCGGTTTTGCCCCCGACGTACGGAGCGACGACTGGGGGAAGACCCTGATACTGGTGTCATGAGCAACGGCGAGCTCCATCCGCAGGAGATCACGTGCCCCCCGGCGCCGGCCGAGGTCGACGTCGAGGTCCTCGAGCCGCGCCTGGTGCCGCTGGGTGGGCCGCGGGCGATGACGGTACGCCGTACGCTCCCGCAGCGGTCGCGCTCGCTCATCGGAGCGTGGTGCTTCGCCGACCACTATGGACCCGACGACGTACGCACGAGCGGCGGCATGGCCGTCCCCGGGCACCCGCACACCGGTCTCCAGACCGTGACCTGGCTCTTCACGGGCGAGGTGGACCACCGCGACACGGTCGGCTCCGTGCAGCGGATCCGCCCGGGCGAGGTCAACCTGATGACCTCGGGGCGCGGCATCGCGCACTCGGAGTACTCCACACCCGAGACCGCGACGCTCCACGGTGTCCAGCTGTGGACCGCTCTGCCCGAGGCCGCACGCTTCTCCGACCGCGCGTTCGAGCACTTCGTCACCCGGCCCGTCGAGCACGGTGCCGCGACCGTTCGCACCTTCGTCGGTTCGTTCGCCGGATCGTCGTCGCCCGTCACTACCTTCACACCGCTCCTCGGTGCCGAGATCACGCTCCCGCCGGGCGAGGAGGTCCGCTTCGAACTCGACCCTGCGTACGAGCACGGCGTCCTCGTGGACCTCGGCCCGGTCGCGGTCGACGGGTTCCACGTGGAACCCGCAGCGCTCTCGTACCACCCCCTCGGCCGTACGACACTGGTCCTGCGCTCCGGTGACGCGCCGGCTCGCGTCGTCCTCCTCGGGGGCGAGCCGCTGGACGAGGAGATCGTGATGTGGTGGAACTTCATCGGCCGCAGCCACGACGAGATCGTGCGCTTCCGCGAGGAGTGGATGGCGCAGGCGCACGCCTCGACCGGCGGCGGGAGCACCGACGCGTACGGGCCGTTCCCGGAGGCGTGGAACGGCACGGTGCTGCCGGCCCCTGAGCTGCCGCACACCCGGCTCACGCCACGCAAGCGACCACCGGGCTGAGCCGACCGGTGGACCTGACGACGGCGCTCGCCGACATCGTGACTCCGGTTGTCCAGCACATGCTGCGCCCGTCGGAGGTCACGTCAATCCATCTCGACCGCACCCGCCAGGGAGAGATCGTCCTGACGCTCGGGACGGCCGACACGAATCCCGCCCGCTTCTTCCTCTACCAACCCGGGGTCGAGCAGACGGTGGACGAGGCACGGCTCGTGTTTGCCGACCAGCTCCAGGACCACATCGCCGAGAGCTCCTTCGCCTGGGCCGAGCTCCGCACCTACCCGGGCCTCCCGCGCTGAGCCTTCCGCAACCCATGACCGGCTCAAGAAAACGCGGTCCAGCCACCGCTGAGAGGACGCCGACGCTCGACCTGACGGGCTAGGCTGATCGCACGGAACGGTCGAGAGGCGGTGCCATGACAGCTGTCGCCGAGCCCGTGGTGGTGACCCACCACCTCACTGGCACGCGTCGTCAGCGGACCGTGCTGGTGCTGAACGCCAGCTACGAGCCGCTGCAGCGGGTGTCTCTGCGGCACGCCATCCGGATGCTCGTGCGCGAGGTCGCCGTTGTCGAGGAGGCGCACCCCGAGGCCCGGTTCGGGCCGTTCCCGCTCCCGAAGGTCCTCCGCCTTGTCCGCTACGTCGTGACGCGCTGGGTCCACAAGCGCATCCCGCTGTGCACCAAGGCGGCCGTGAAGGCGCGTGACCAGCGGTGCGGCTACTGCGGCGGGCCGGCCGAGACCGTCGACCACATCCTGCCGCGCTCCCGTGGCGGGCTCCTCACGTGGGAGAACTCCGTCGCGGCGTGCTTGCGGTGCAACCACCGCAAGAGCGACCGGACGCCGGCCGAGGCGGGGATGACGCTGCTCGTCACGCCGTCGATCCCCCGCCGGTCGCCGCTGACGGCGCCCTGAGGCACCGCCAGCGGCTCGCATCCGCTACTTGCGGACCTTGACCTTCACGGTGATCGCCTTGGCGGCGACGAAGGTGTTGCCCGCGTACGCGACCTTCACCTTGTACGTCCCCGGCCTGGCGAACTTCTTCAGGCGTACGACGACCTTGCCGTCCGCGCGGACGGTCGCGGTGCCGACCTTCTTGCCCTTGATGGTCACGACGACCTTGCCATGGCGCGTGACACCGGCAGCCGTCGTCACCTGCACGGCGACCCTGGCCTTGGTGCGCTTGGCCCGGATCTTTTTCGGGCTCACCTTGGCGCGGACCGAGACACGCGCCTTGGTCACGGTGACCGAGACCCGCCCTGACGACGCAGCGCTGTGCGCGTCACCGACGTAGGCGACGGTCAACGCGTGCTTGCCGGGAGCGAGCGCCCCCTTGCGCAGGGCCACGGTCGCACGGCCCCCGGAGACGGTCGCCGAGCCGACGACCTGCGCCCCACGGCGTACGTCGACCCGACCCTTGGCGCCCGCCACCGTGCGTACGGTGACGCTCACCGACGGGGACGAGCCGTACGCGCTGGTGCGTGCCGTGGCCGTCGTCGTCGACGCCGCCTTGGCGACGGTGTACGACGCGATGGTCGACGAGGGGTTCGCACCGTCGAACCCGAGGTACGCGACCTCGACCTGGTGAGCCCCCGCCTTCGTGGACCTGGGCAGTGCGACGCGGGCCTTGCCGTTCTTCACCGTGCCGGTGGCGGCGACCTTGCCGCCTTCGCTCACCTCGACGGTGCCCTCGGCGGCGTTGTCCGACGCGACGGTCACGTCGACGACCGGGGCAGCGCCGTACGCGACCGGGCCGACCTTGGCGGTCGTCGTCGAGTCACCCTTGACGTACACCGTGCCGACGTGCAGATCCTGGCCCGGCATCGCCGCGCACTGCAGCCAGACGTCCTGGATCGCGCCGCCCATGATGCCCGGTGCGAGCTTCGACAGGATCGCCATGTCCTTCGGCGCCGAGATCTTGATCGCACCCTTTTCGGGAGCGGTCAACGCATCGAGGTTGCCCACGGCGGGGATACGGATGCCTTCGCTCGACACCGGCCACGATGTCGCCACGTTGTCGGCCTGGAGCCCGTTCAGGGGAGCGTCGTACTCCTTGCCCGTGGCCGTCTCCTCGAGGTGGACCGACGCGATCGAACGGCCCCCGACGCTGGTCTGGCCGAAGCCCATGGTGTCCAGCTTCTCGCTTCCGACGAGGATCTCGCCGAGTCCCTGCGGCATGACGAGGTCGACCTCGGTCGGCTCCGGCGTGAAGACCTCACCCGGCGCGACGGATCGCGGGAGCTCCGCGCGGGTGTCGACGGTGAAGGCCATCGAGCCGCCCATCACGTAGAGCTGGAACTCGGTGAGGCCCGGCACCTCCACATCGTTCTCGTCGCGACCCTGCGGCTGGCACTTGTAGCGAACGCCGTTGAGCACGCCACGGACCTGCTCCTCCTCCACCACGTCGACGGTGATGGTGGCCGTGGACGACGCACCCTGCGAATCGGTCGCCGTGTAGGTGAAGGTGTCGGTCCCGACGAAGTCGTGGTCAGGCGTGTAGGTCTGCTTGTGCCCGAGCTTCGGGAACTCCTTGATGATCGCCGGGAACGCCTCCCACGCTTCGTTGGTCACGTCCGCCTCGGTGAGGAACGGAGAGAGCGCACCGTGATCGGGTGTGCCGTAGGTGACGCGCTGCTTGTCGTTGAAGTCCTGCCAGAAGTAGAAGCGATAGCCGTCGTCGCGCGTGTACGGCCACAGGTCGAGCGCCTTGCCCTTGCCGATCGTGAAGTGCAGGTCACGCACCATCGGCGGGTTGTTGACGCCCTCGTACGAGACGGTGGCCGGCGGACTCACCTGTCCGTCGGCGTCGGTGGCGGTGTAGGTGAAGCTCGCCGCGCCCCGCGCGTTGGTCGACAGGGTCGCCGTCGAGCCCTCGATCGTGACGGTCGCGGCGGCCGGCTTCTCGACGACAGCGAAGGTGTACGGAGCACGGCCGCCCGTCGCCTGCAAGGTGACCGGCACCTTGGGGGCGTACGAGAAGGCGGTCACGCCGACCGTTCCTGCGGCCACGTCCCGCACGATCGGAGTCGGCGATGCCGCCTCGACCGCGATCGTGGTGAGGACGCGGTCAGCCGCGGCAGTCGGGCCGGTGCAGTCCATCGTGGCGGGGATGTCCTTGGCGGGCCCGCTGGGAGGCTCGGTGTGGACAGTCGCCTCGACGAAGAACGACTCCGGCATCGAGAGCGTCGCTGGACCGGTCAGGTCGGGAACAGTGATCGCTGGAACGGTCCCCTCGGTCGGGATCGTCCACGTGGCGCCGGCCTGTTGCGGGATCGCGGTCTGCGGGGCAGACAGCCCGTCGATGACGAACGACTCGGACTGCCCGTCGAGCTCCATCACCACGGCCGCGTCGTCGGACCGTCCCCCGGCGGTCCTGCCGCTGAGCAGAACGACCGTCGCGTTGCGCAGGGTCTCGGGCATCGCCAACGTGATCTGAGTCGAGCGGCTCGGGACGACCTCTCCCGGGGTAGCCGACTCAGGCACCTCGACCTGCGTCCGCACGCCGACGTCGTGCGTGCCCAGCGGCATGGCGTCGCTGCCTGCGCCCGCGACGACGGCGCAGCGATAGGTGTAGCTCTTGTCGATCGCGACATCGGCGATCGTGGGTGCCTCGGCAGGTGCGGCTGTCGCAGCCGGTGCGGCGACGGTCAGAGTGCCGGCCGCGAGCGCGGCCGTACCGACCAGGGCGGTGGATCGCCTCAGCAGGCGTGACGAACGGGACACAGATTCTCCCTCCAGAGAACGTAGAACACCGGGAGAGAATGCTCCCGGTGCACATGATGCGCTGAGTGTCACACAGATTTACACCGGGTGGGGACAAAATCGCGCACCTCCCGCCACTACCGCCGGCTCGCCGTGCTCAGGCACCGTCGAACCACTCCGGTAGCCTCGGGGCCGTGTCTCTCACCGTCCGTACGATCAGCAGCGCCGACCACCTGGCGTACCTGAACGCCCTGCCCTCGGCGAGCTTCCTCCAGACGCCCGCGTGGTCCGCGGTGAAGGCGGAGTGGAAGGGCGAGTCGATCGGCTGGTTCGACGGTGCCGAGATCGTGGGCGCCGGCCTCGTGCTCTACCGCAAGCTGCCCAAGGTCTCGAAGTACCTCGCCTACCTCCCGGAGGGCCCGAGCATCGACTTCTCGGCGGCCGCCGAGGGTGAGGGCGGTCTCTCGGCGTGGCTCGACCCGATGGTGAGGCACCTCGCCGGCAAGGGGGCGTTCGGCGTCCGCATGGGTCCGCCGGTCGTGCTGCGGCACTGGGACGCGGCCACCGTGAAGAAGGCCGTCGCCGATCCCGCGCTCCGGACCCTCGGCGACGCCCCGGCGACCGCGTCCGACCCGCGCGCCCTCGCCGTGACCGCCGAGCTCCACCGCCTCGGATGGCGCGAGCAGGTGGGTGAGGGCGGCTTCACGGCCGGCCAGCCGAAGTACAACTTCTGGCTCCCCCTCGTCGACGCCGACGACGTGCCCCGCTCCGAGGAGGCCGTGCTCCGCGGGATGAACCAGCTGTGGCGGCGCAACATCAAGAAGGCCACCAAGGCGGGCGTCGAGGTGTCGCTCGGCGGAGCCGACGACATCGCCGCCTTCCACACCATCTACGCGGAGACCGCCGAGCGCGACCACTTCACGCCGCGGCCGCTGCCGTACTTCCGCACGATGTGGGACGCGCTCAACGGCGAGGATCCCGACCGCATGCGGCTCTACCTGGCGCACCACGAGGGCGACCTCGTCGCCGCGACCACGCTGGTGCGCGTCGGGCAGCACGCCTGGTACTCGTACGGCGCCTCGACGACCGCCAAGCGCGACGTGCGCGGTTCCAACGCGATCCAATGGCAGATGGTCCGCGACGCGCTCGCCGCGGGATGCGCGGTGTACGACATGCGCGGCATCACCGACACCCTCGACCCCGAAGACAGCCACGTCGGGCTCATCCAGTTCAAGGTCGGCACCGGCGGCGAGGCCGTCGAGTACGCCGGCGAGTGGGACCTACCGGTGAACAAGCTCCTGTACCTCGCGTTCCAGCAGTACATGAAGCGCCGCTGAGGAAGGCTGACCATGACGCTCACGCTCCACGTCGACGGCGAACGCTGGCGCTCGCACCTGCGGGGCACCGCCGAGCTGTACGACGGCATCATCCCGGTCATCAAGGGCAACGGATACGGGTTCGGCAACCGCGCCCTCGCGCGGCGGGCGGACTGGCTGGGTGCGGACACCGTCGCGGTCGGGACGTACGCCGAGCTAATCGACGTGCTCCCGCGCTTCGGCGGCGACGTGCACGTCCTCACGCCGTGGCGCCCGTTCTGGACCGACACGATCCGTCCGGAGCGCATGTACGACCCGCGCGTCGTCCACACCGTCAGCCGTGTCGAGGACCTGGAGCCATTGCGCGCCGAGGCACCCGACGGCACACGGATCGTCGTGGAGGGCGAGACCGCGATGGCTCGCCACGGCGTCGACCAGCACGCGCTGACGTCGGTCGCCGACGAGCTGGGTGCGCTCCGCCTCGCCGGGTTCTCGATCCACCTGCCATTGTCCGAGGCCAACTTCACCGAGGCCGAGCGATGGGCGGCGGCGTTCGAGGCGTCGAAGCTCGCACCGCACGCCTCCGGCACGCCCCTCTTCACCGTCTCGCACCTCAGCGACCGCGAGGTTCGCGCGCTGGCCGAACGCCGCCCAGGGCTGCGCGTACGCCCCCGGGTCGGCACCGCGCTCTGGCTCGGCGACCGCGGTGCGTTCCGGGTCACCGGCGTCGTGATCGACCGGCACGTCGTCGAGCGCGGTGAGCGGATCGGCTACCGCCAGCGGCCGATGCCGGTCGGCGGCACGGTCCTGATCGTGTCCGGCGGCACCTCGCACGGCATCGGGCTCGAGGCACCCAGCTCGGCCGTGACGCTCAAGCAGCGGGCGACCTCGGTCGCGAAGGGCAGCCTGGGCGCTGCCGGCCTCGCGCTGTCGCCGTTCCTCATCGCCGGCAAGCAGCGCTGGTTCGTGGAGCCGCCGCACATGCAGGCGAGCATGATCCTCGTCCCGAGTGGTACGACCGTTCCTGAGGTGGGCGACGAGGTCGAGCTCGACGTCCGCATGACCACCACCACGTTCGACGTCGTCGACCTGCCGTAGGCGACGCCGTACGACGCGGGCCGGCGGAGCCGGTCAGCGCACGCTCATCCCGGCGGTGAGGTCGGCCACGACTCCTGTCATCGGGCCGGCACCGTCCGACGCCACGAACGCCGCCGTACGCCCGACCTCGTCGAGCGTCGGGAGCCGCCCGAGCAGCGTCAGCCCTTCGAGGAACGCAGCGAACTCGGCCTCGCTCATCGGCAGGTCGGGCGTGTAGCCCATCGCGTCGGCGATGCGGTGCGGTCGCAGGCAGACGACGCGGACGCCTGCCGGCCCGAGCTCGGCGGCCAGCGTCCGGGTCATCCCCTCGACCGCGGCGCACGCGACGCCGAACCCGGCCGTCCCCGCGATCGCGAGCGGGGCCGGTGACGCGGAGAGGGTGATCAGCGTCCCCGAGCGGCGCTCGACCATGTGGCGGGCCGCGGCTCGACTCGTGAGCAGCTGGCTCGTCGCCCAGCTGGTGACGGGGTGGAGGAACTCGTCGAGCCCGATGTCGAGCAACGGGACTCCTTGCACGGGATCGGTCGCCATGGCGTTGAGGACCACGTCGAGGCGCCCCTCGCGTCGTACGACGTCGGCTGCGTGGGCGTCGACGGCGATCTCGTCCAGCGCGTCGAGCTCGGCGACGTACGCCGTACCGCCGTCGGCGCGGATCTTCTCCGCCGTCTGCTCCACGGTCGCGAGCGTCCTCCCGCTCAGGTGGACCACCGCGCCTTCGCGGGCGAACGCTCGCGCGACCGCTCCACCGATCCTGCCGCCGGCCGCGTGCACCGCGGCGACCTTCCCTTCGAGCATCATGCCGTCGACGCTATGAGTTGCATGATGCAAGTGCAATTCTTTTCTCCCTGTTGCACTTTCCGTGGGGCCCCACGCAGAGTGCGTGCCCCACCGGACGCTTCAGGTGGGGCACGCACTCTGAGGTGGGACCAACGGAAGGTGGCTGGCGGCAGCCGTCAGGCGGTGGCGAAGAACGCCCGGAGGTCCGCGACCACCTCGGCCGGTCGCTCGAGCATCGCGTAGTGGCCACCCTCGGGGAACTCGCTCCAGTGCACGATGTTGTCGTTGTCGCGCTCGGCGAACGCTCTGATCGTCTTGAAGTCGTCGGCGAACACCGAGACTCCGGTACGGGAGTGGTTGACCTGCGGCTCGGCAGCGCGGCGGGCCTCTTCGAAGTGGTAGCGCCCGGCCGTCGCCGACGTGTTCGTCAGCCACTCCAGCGTCACCTCGGCGAGGATCTGGTCAGTCGTGAGGAGACTCGTCCCATCTCCGAACGACTGGAACAGCTCGTTCCACGCCAGCTGCCCGACCGGTGAGTCGGAGACGCCGACGGCGACGGTCTGCGGGCGGGACGCGTTGATCGCGTTGTAACCGCCCACCGACTGGAACCACTGCAGGTGCTCGAGCGCCGCGAACTCCTTCGGTCCGAATCCGTCCATCTCGCCCGGCGCGCCGGTCGGGAAGGAGAACAGCTGCAGCACGTGCATCCCGAGGAAGCCCTCCGGCTCCATCCGCCCGAGCTCGCGCGAGACCATCGCGCCTCCGTCGCTGCCGTGGGAACCGTACGAGTCGTAGCCGAGCCGGCGCATCAGCACGTCGTACGCCCGCGCGACCCTCTCCATCGTCCAGCCGCGGTCGACGACGGGGATGCTGTAGCCGAACCCGGGCATGGACGGCACCACGACGTCGAAGGCGTCCTCCGCGCGTCCACCGTGGGCCACCGGGTCGACGAGCGGGTCGATCATCTCCAGGAAGTCGATCACCGAACCCGGGTACGAGTGCGCGAGCAGGAGCGGCGTGGCGTCCTCCTCGGCGGACCGGACGTGCAGGAAGTGGATCGTCTGGCCGTCGATCTCGGTGAGGAACTGGTCGTATGCGTTGAGGCGGTTCTCGACCGCGCGCCAGTCGAAGGACGTGCGCCACTGCTCGACGACCTCGCTGAGGTACGCGTTCGGCACGCCGTAGGTCCAGTCGTCGCCGGGCGCTGCCTGCGGGAGGCGCGTCCGCGCGAGACGGTCGGCCAGGTCGTCCAGATCGGCCTGCGGGACCTCGATCCTGAAGGGCGTGATCGAGGGGACGACGCTGTTGCTGCTCTCGTGTGTGCTCATGAGACGAAGGTATGAGCCATTGCGGAACACCTGATGCCTATTATCTGGCAGGATCTGAAGAATGTTGGAGACCTCCTCGCGGCTGCTCTCACTGCTCGCCGTGCTCCAGTCCCGGCCTGCCTGGTCCGGGACCGAGCTCGCCGAGCGGCTCGACGTCACACCGCGCACCGTCCGCAACGACGTCGAGCGTCTGCGCGAGCTCGGGTACCCCATCGAGGGCGTGCGTGGTCGTGCCGGCGGCTACCGGCTCGGCCCCGGCGCCAAGCTCCCGCCGCTCCTGCTCGACGACGCCGAGGCTGTCGCCGTGGCGATCGGGCTCCGTGCCGGCACAGGCGTCGCCGGCATCGAGGAGAGCAGCGCGAGCGCGCTCGCCAAGCTCGAGCAGGTGCTGCCGCACCGGCTGCGTCGCCGTGTCGAGGCCGTCACGAAGACCGTCGACGCCGGGCCGGTCAACACGGACAGCAACGTCGAGGACCCGCAGATCGACTCCGAGGTCCTGACCCGGATGGCCGACGCGGTCCGTGACCGCGAGCGACTCCGGCTCGAGTACGAGGGGACGCGGCTCGACGTGGAGCCGTACCGCGTCATCACGTGGCAGCGCCGCTGGTACCTGGTCGCACGGGAGGTGCCCTCCGGTCAGTGGCGTGCGCTGCGCATCGACTGGGCGGAGGTCAGCGCGATGCCCCAGCCACGGTTCGACGCTCGCCCGATGGACGTCGACGACTACACGAGCTTCGTCGTGCGCGAGGTGGCGTCGTCCGGGTGGTCCGTCCACGCACGGATCACCGTCGCGGCGCCGGCCGACGAGGTGCGTTCGCGGATCAACGACGCGGTCGGCGTCGTCGAGGCCGTCGACGACCGGACGTGCGTCCTCATCACCGGCGCGGACAGCATCGAGATCCTCGCCGTCTACATCGGGATGCTCGGGCTCGACTTCAGCGTCGACTCGCCGACGGAGCTCGTGGAGCACGTGCGGCTCCTCGGACATCGGTACGCCGCTGCCGCCGGAGGCACTCGGTGAGGGCGGCGTTCGCCATGACGCCCGGGCTCCAGCACCGGTTCTTCGACGACACCCTGCTGCAGGAGCTGCGCGGTCTCGTCGAGATCGATCCTTCCGCCGTCATCGACAGCTTCGACGACTCGGTCGCCGCCGACCTCGAGGTGCTGGTGACCGCATGGGGCTGCCCCGCGATCGACGACGTCGCGCTGGCTCGCCTCCCTCGCCTGCGCGCCGTCGTGCACGCCGCCGGCTCGGTGAAGCACATCGTCGGCACGGGTGCCTGGGACCGTGGCCTGCGCGTCACCAGCGGAGCCGCTCTCAACGCTCGGCCCGTCGCCGAGTTCACGCTCGCAGCCGTGGTGTGGGCAGGCAAGAAGGTGCTGCCCCTCACCGACAGGTTCTCGGCGCAGCGTCGCACCCTGGAGCTGCCCTCCGACTCGAGCATCCCGGGGAACTACCGCACGACGGTCGGGGTCCTCGGCGCTTCCGCGACCGGCCGCGCCCTCGTCGAGATGCTCTCCGTCCTCGACGTCACGATCCTGGTCGCGGATCCGACACTCGATCCCGAGACGGCTGCGGATCTCGGGGCCGAGCTCGTCTCGCTCGACGACCTGTTCATCCGCTCGCACGTCGTCTCGGTGCACGCGCCGCTGCTCCCCGAGACGCACCACCTGGTGGACCGGCGGCTGCTGTCGCTGATGCCCGACGGTGCCACGCTCATCAACACCGCACGGGGCCCGGTGGTCGATCACGAACCGCTGCGCGCGGAGCTGACCTCCGGACGGCTCGACGCGATCCTCGACGTCACCGAGCCCGAGCCGCTCCCGGCCGACGACCCGCTCTGGACCCTGCCCAACGTCATCCTGACGCCGCACATCGCAGGCTCCCAGGGCGGTGAGCTGCTGCGCCTGGGGCGCGCCGCGGTCGAGGAGGTGCGTGCCTTCGTCGAGGGCCGCCCACCCGTGCGACCCGTCACCGCCGCCGCGATGGAGACGAGCGCATGAGCGCCCCCGGCACGGCACTGCGGTCCGGGATCTGCTCGGTGACCCTGCGTCACCTCCCCACCGAGCAGGTGCTGGCGGTCGCCGCCGCGGCGGGTCTGGAGACGATCGAGTGGGGTGCCGACGTCCACGCGCCTGCGGACTCGCCGACTGCGCTCGCCGAACTGGCCGCCGCGACCCGCCGGTCCGGGCAACAGGTCGCCTCGTACGGGTCGTACTGGCGAGCCGCCACCTCGTCCCTCGCCGACGGCGCGGCCGCGATCCGTGCTGCGCACATCCTGGGTTGCTCCCGCGTACGCGTGTGGGCAGGCGTCACAGGCTCGGACACCGCCTCGGCGCAGCAACGGCGGGACGTCGTACGCGACGTCCGCGCGCTCGCCGACGACGCCGCGGAGCTCGGCATCACGATCGCCTTCGAGCACCACGACCGGACCCTCGCCGACACCCCGTCCTCGACGCTCGACCTGCTGGCGGCGGTTGACCGTCCGAACGTCGGCACCTACTGGCAGCCTCGCGTCGGCGAGCCCACCGACGTCGCCGTCGCCGGGCTCGAACAGCTTCTACCGTACGTCCGCGCGGTGCACGTGTTCTCGTGGTGGCCGCAGATCGCGCGACTCCCGCTCGCCGACCGCGCCGATCTCTGGACGCAGGTCACGACCCTCCTCGCGTCGACGCACCGCGATCTCGACCTGCTGCTCGAGTTCGTCCCCGGCGACGAGGCCTCCTCGGTGGCCGGCGAGGCAGCAACCCTGCAGCGATGGATCGCGGATGCTGCCTCGTGCTAGCTCCGCGACGCGCTCGTGACCGCCGGCTGCGGACGCTCCTCGTACGCCCGCAGGTCGGCGGCAGCCGAAAGGCTCATGCGCGCGGCGAGCCAGATCGTGGCCGCGACGTGCGTGGCGATCGCGACGACGTAGACGACGTCTGCGGAGTCGCCGACCGGCAGCGTCGACTGCCCGACGTGCCACCAGGTGGCGACCACCAGGAACACCT
Above is a genomic segment from Mumia sp. Pv4-285 containing:
- a CDS encoding epoxide hydrolase family protein; the encoded protein is MSTHESSNSVVPSITPFRIEVPQADLDDLADRLARTRLPQAAPGDDWTYGVPNAYLSEVVEQWRTSFDWRAVENRLNAYDQFLTEIDGQTIHFLHVRSAEEDATPLLLAHSYPGSVIDFLEMIDPLVDPVAHGGRAEDAFDVVVPSMPGFGYSIPVVDRGWTMERVARAYDVLMRRLGYDSYGSHGSDGGAMVSRELGRMEPEGFLGMHVLQLFSFPTGAPGEMDGFGPKEFAALEHLQWFQSVGGYNAINASRPQTVAVGVSDSPVGQLAWNELFQSFGDGTSLLTTDQILAEVTLEWLTNTSATAGRYHFEEARRAAEPQVNHSRTGVSVFADDFKTIRAFAERDNDNIVHWSEFPEGGHYAMLERPAEVVADLRAFFATA
- a CDS encoding lipid II:glycine glycyltransferase FemX; this translates as MSLTVRTISSADHLAYLNALPSASFLQTPAWSAVKAEWKGESIGWFDGAEIVGAGLVLYRKLPKVSKYLAYLPEGPSIDFSAAAEGEGGLSAWLDPMVRHLAGKGAFGVRMGPPVVLRHWDAATVKKAVADPALRTLGDAPATASDPRALAVTAELHRLGWREQVGEGGFTAGQPKYNFWLPLVDADDVPRSEEAVLRGMNQLWRRNIKKATKAGVEVSLGGADDIAAFHTIYAETAERDHFTPRPLPYFRTMWDALNGEDPDRMRLYLAHHEGDLVAATTLVRVGQHAWYSYGASTTAKRDVRGSNAIQWQMVRDALAAGCAVYDMRGITDTLDPEDSHVGLIQFKVGTGGEAVEYAGEWDLPVNKLLYLAFQQYMKRR
- a CDS encoding HNH endonuclease, whose translation is MTAVAEPVVVTHHLTGTRRQRTVLVLNASYEPLQRVSLRHAIRMLVREVAVVEEAHPEARFGPFPLPKVLRLVRYVVTRWVHKRIPLCTKAAVKARDQRCGYCGGPAETVDHILPRSRGGLLTWENSVAACLRCNHRKSDRTPAEAGMTLLVTPSIPRRSPLTAP
- a CDS encoding SDR family NAD(P)-dependent oxidoreductase; protein product: MMLEGKVAAVHAAGGRIGGAVARAFAREGAVVHLSGRTLATVEQTAEKIRADGGTAYVAELDALDEIAVDAHAADVVRREGRLDVVLNAMATDPVQGVPLLDIGLDEFLHPVTSWATSQLLTSRAAARHMVERRSGTLITLSASPAPLAIAGTAGFGVACAAVEGMTRTLAAELGPAGVRVVCLRPHRIADAMGYTPDLPMSEAEFAAFLEGLTLLGRLPTLDEVGRTAAFVASDGAGPMTGVVADLTAGMSVR
- a CDS encoding alanine racemase, with protein sequence MTLTLHVDGERWRSHLRGTAELYDGIIPVIKGNGYGFGNRALARRADWLGADTVAVGTYAELIDVLPRFGGDVHVLTPWRPFWTDTIRPERMYDPRVVHTVSRVEDLEPLRAEAPDGTRIVVEGETAMARHGVDQHALTSVADELGALRLAGFSIHLPLSEANFTEAERWAAAFEASKLAPHASGTPLFTVSHLSDREVRALAERRPGLRVRPRVGTALWLGDRGAFRVTGVVIDRHVVERGERIGYRQRPMPVGGTVLIVSGGTSHGIGLEAPSSAVTLKQRATSVAKGSLGAAGLALSPFLIAGKQRWFVEPPHMQASMILVPSGTTVPEVGDEVELDVRMTTTTFDVVDLP
- a CDS encoding DUF6801 domain-containing protein; amino-acid sequence: MSRSSRLLRRSTALVGTAALAAGTLTVAAPAATAAPAEAPTIADVAIDKSYTYRCAVVAGAGSDAMPLGTHDVGVRTQVEVPESATPGEVVPSRSTQITLAMPETLRNATVVLLSGRTAGGRSDDAAVVMELDGQSESFVIDGLSAPQTAIPQQAGATWTIPTEGTVPAITVPDLTGPATLSMPESFFVEATVHTEPPSGPAKDIPATMDCTGPTAAADRVLTTIAVEAASPTPIVRDVAAGTVGVTAFSYAPKVPVTLQATGGRAPYTFAVVEKPAAATVTIEGSTATLSTNARGAASFTYTATDADGQVSPPATVSYEGVNNPPMVRDLHFTIGKGKALDLWPYTRDDGYRFYFWQDFNDKQRVTYGTPDHGALSPFLTEADVTNEAWEAFPAIIKEFPKLGHKQTYTPDHDFVGTDTFTYTATDSQGASSTATITVDVVEEEQVRGVLNGVRYKCQPQGRDENDVEVPGLTEFQLYVMGGSMAFTVDTRAELPRSVAPGEVFTPEPTEVDLVMPQGLGEILVGSEKLDTMGFGQTSVGGRSIASVHLEETATGKEYDAPLNGLQADNVATSWPVSSEGIRIPAVGNLDALTAPEKGAIKISAPKDMAILSKLAPGIMGGAIQDVWLQCAAMPGQDLHVGTVYVKGDSTTTAKVGPVAYGAAPVVDVTVASDNAAEGTVEVSEGGKVAATGTVKNGKARVALPRSTKAGAHQVEVAYLGFDGANPSSTIASYTVAKAASTTTATARTSAYGSSPSVSVTVRTVAGAKGRVDVRRGAQVVGSATVSGGRATVALRKGALAPGKHALTVAYVGDAHSAASSGRVSVTVTKARVSVRAKVSPKKIRAKRTKARVAVQVTTAAGVTRHGKVVVTIKGKKVGTATVRADGKVVVRLKKFARPGTYKVKVAYAGNTFVAAKAITVKVKVRK
- a CDS encoding pirin family protein; this translates as MSNGELHPQEITCPPAPAEVDVEVLEPRLVPLGGPRAMTVRRTLPQRSRSLIGAWCFADHYGPDDVRTSGGMAVPGHPHTGLQTVTWLFTGEVDHRDTVGSVQRIRPGEVNLMTSGRGIAHSEYSTPETATLHGVQLWTALPEAARFSDRAFEHFVTRPVEHGAATVRTFVGSFAGSSSPVTTFTPLLGAEITLPPGEEVRFELDPAYEHGVLVDLGPVAVDGFHVEPAALSYHPLGRTTLVLRSGDAPARVVLLGGEPLDEEIVMWWNFIGRSHDEIVRFREEWMAQAHASTGGGSTDAYGPFPEAWNGTVLPAPELPHTRLTPRKRPPG